The nucleotide window ATCAAGTATAACTCTCATGATCTTGGATCAAATTTGGAAGTCAATGGGATAGTGAAGTTTCTTGTTATAGTAATTTAAGTTTGACTTTTTGTGGTCAGCTAAGCCTGATATTGATCACAAAAGATATTTTTTCAGATAAATGAACTAAACTGATGAATATTAGTAGATATGGGTATGGTTATGAATGTTTATTTGGTTTTGAaattttgactttttaaagtcaaaatCAGACTTCCATTCAATCTTCTTAATTCTCGATGTCTACATTGCAGGTCAAGGTTTCGCCACAGGAAGAATAAACCTCGGAGAATTAGAAGTCGCAATGGTTAAAGACTTCGAGGTGATATCAACTTACACCCCCAAAAAATCAAAAACCGGCGTTACATTTTACAAACCGGTATCCATTCCCGACGGGTTCGTCACCTTCGGTCACTATGGTCAGCTAACCAACCAACAGCTTCGAGGCTACGTGCTTGTTGCCCAAGCTGCCCTAAACACAGAAACCGAATCTCCTCCTCTGAAGCTACCTCTCGGTTACAAACTAATCTGGAGTTCCACCAATGTTTACGTGTGGCAACCGGTGCAACCGGACGGTTATCGAGCTTTAGGATTTGTCGTCACCGTTGATGAAACTGAACCGGATGTTGAACAAGTTAGATGTGTACGGGACGACCTTACTGAAAATTGTCAAGTTGATGATGTCATACTGTCGACTTCGAGTTTTCGAGTTTGGAACACGAAAGCGTGTAAAACGGGGATGTTTTGTAAAGGTGTTACCGTCGGGACGTTTTTCTGTAGTAAGGATTCGGTTTCCAGTGACAAATTGGATATTTGTTGTTTGAGAAATGTTAAACCGGATCTTGAAGCAATGCCGAATTTGGAGCAAATAGACGCGTTAATCGACCACTACGGCCCCACGGTTTACTTCCATCCTGATGAGGTTTACTTGCCGTCGTCGGTACCGTGGTTTTTTAAAAACGGTGCACTTCTGTTTAGAAAAGGAAATTCCGACGGGAGACCTATTGATTCCAGTGGGTCGATTTTGCCGCAAGGCGGGAAAAACGACGGTGAGTTTTGGATGGACTTACCGGAGGATGATAACGACGACACGTTAGTTAAGCACGGGAATCTCGACAGTGCAGAGCTTTACGTGCATGTTAAACCGGCGTTAGGCGGTACTTTTACCGATATTGTTATGTGGATTTTTTGCCCGTTTAACGGGTCGATAACGTTTACTGTCGAGCTGTTAAACCTGAATATCGAGATGGATAGAGTCGGTGAACATGTTGGCGATTGGGAGCATTTTACGCTCCGGATAAGCAACTATAACGGCGAGCTTTGGAGCGTTTATTTCTCCGAGCATAGTGGTGGCGAGTGGGTGGACGCTAGTAACATAGAGTTTATCGACGGAAACAAACCGATCGTTTACTCGTCAAAACACGGGCACGCTAGTTTTCCGAACGCCGGGACGTATATCCAAGGGTCAAGTAAGTTCGGGATCGGAGTGAAGAACGACGTGGATAAAAGCGATCGGTTTATTGACGCTAGCAAACGGTACCAGATTATAGCGGCGGAGTATCTTAACGGTGTGGTGGCGGAGCCCGACTGGTTGCAGTATATGCGGGAGTGGGGGCCGACGGTGTTGTACGATGGACGGTCGGAGCTAGAGAAGATTATTAGCCACCTGCCGTTTTTAATTCGGCTGACAGTGGAGACGCTTATTGATCTTTTCCCGGTGGAGCTTTACGGGGAGGAAGGGCCGACGGGGCCTAAGGAGAAGGATAATTGGTATG belongs to Helianthus annuus cultivar XRQ/B chromosome 5, HanXRQr2.0-SUNRISE, whole genome shotgun sequence and includes:
- the LOC110940903 gene encoding uncharacterized protein LOC110940903, which gives rise to MFGFECCCSDKDGELYNLLLPEEPKPFFLPSPLPQWPQGQGFATGRINLGELEVAMVKDFEVISTYTPKKSKTGVTFYKPVSIPDGFVTFGHYGQLTNQQLRGYVLVAQAALNTETESPPLKLPLGYKLIWSSTNVYVWQPVQPDGYRALGFVVTVDETEPDVEQVRCVRDDLTENCQVDDVILSTSSFRVWNTKACKTGMFCKGVTVGTFFCSKDSVSSDKLDICCLRNVKPDLEAMPNLEQIDALIDHYGPTVYFHPDEVYLPSSVPWFFKNGALLFRKGNSDGRPIDSSGSILPQGGKNDGEFWMDLPEDDNDDTLVKHGNLDSAELYVHVKPALGGTFTDIVMWIFCPFNGSITFTVELLNLNIEMDRVGEHVGDWEHFTLRISNYNGELWSVYFSEHSGGEWVDASNIEFIDGNKPIVYSSKHGHASFPNAGTYIQGSSKFGIGVKNDVDKSDRFIDASKRYQIIAAEYLNGVVAEPDWLQYMREWGPTVLYDGRSELEKIISHLPFLIRLTVETLIDLFPVELYGEEGPTGPKEKDNWYGDERC